The following are encoded together in the Thunnus maccoyii chromosome 18, fThuMac1.1, whole genome shotgun sequence genome:
- the LOC121884904 gene encoding interferon-induced very large GTPase 1-like isoform X1: MEAEDKDNTAAGGEPEVNSVTSVANDKACTAVEGLEESAAVTKFGPVNEPSEAEHSDSNNEGTTIEESEITFEAPTASDTKGFDHSAEEVDDVKEVHNESSSDISEPTAVESESVARGIKELTPELTLVLVGDTNSIEIGSKNILFDSMMDENEVTALMKKTDVMVCENDPHCYSGLVCDDNKEQKDLLDHKSQEEERIDSSVSQQNQTADELEKNTSEIKLKCDPANEPGDVEHSEKNDESTTSGGEPDVKPVITSATNEKGILHTDVDGNKDEKSEKIFEEINRKEQYQQESETLLSRLHLQEKYHQKLTPADFLRISRPVKQHHDTSAKDLANTFLQRLMMLDYRARYIPVKQDSPEVSHLKPVPQNSETDNDDFDALFTAKIDSDQTKQSHVHPMDVQMAVFHCSDSSLKQNMITKLSQCQYALPLLVPDPVTMDVECPLWTFRQIRKSWKITQTKDDSNTVTMKSMPICKAETPMVSFFRLGTLSLSKSQLMNTLINDRHSTFFHRNCPGSTKSRHLLDGVAEIAWYCPAGKPNDAFTDCIAFCNLHGDALMIEKQRKILTEKSSVNVVLLPTLEKSDQSWTVISALLKSPKPLICLIVDNDCGAAEMKEGKYKMGLKDRSWSDVSEELRGIIGKILSGPHKSFQLETMAEVSGIRVDEDDTVCQEGKCAAMKIVNLLEEMDVSKIKDEYLPCQGQLWHDWCKINKEQYHLKGNIEKEKCKKQQELGRIRQEQRAASCSELMKLFTESLSSLPSEEREYFLKWIQILLDALSTDDLSSILQKYDEKWSEVLDLKKKHDKSDQLISKQTELEKISAKLQSATFGLEHIFREIGQIYEAHKSLQEQTKMEETDWSKYPELAAELMISGHPMELMDGDAGHVPLTWISSLLDEVIKKLGDQRVFVLSVLGVQSSGKSTMLNAMFGLQFAVSAGRCTKGAFMQLVKVSEEMKKDFQFDYVLVVDTEGLRALELAGNATLHHDNELATFVVGLGNMTLINIFGENPAEMQDVLQIVVQAFMRMKRVKLSPSCVFVHQNVTDIAAAEKNMDGKRRLQEKLDQMTKLAAKEEVCDAECFNDVIAFDVQKDVKYFAQLWEGSPPMAPPNPGYSESIQDLKNIILSKASQSKGTTLSQFKSNIKDLWNALLKENFVFSFKNTLEIAVYRKLEVQYGNWTWALRSNMLTIENQLYNRIENGKLDKVDLGYLFKEMSETYEEIKKYMKVYFDDDRDKEMLVQWRGRFETKIKEFHDDQVRGVKRKLDEVIQQKNACKKLDDKKTEFEKMLLQKSKELAHELKDKAKDEEELEKQFDSVWSGWITELTGDTKPIEDINLEQEQMSILQELGIEWSLIDDSKSCESYKDISMIGDYFDYVTLNKHQDLCNKSQQSEDSRRENRNTKGQGILTTTWVSVKKLFGFGSIRQKEALKPRGDFPYEEQMLIRSLIEDVEQQSLHAIKSKPVATRGYSPTYLQEVAKNVKEKVTEFESNRKYALKKEFTIDLLLYVFDMAGNWISESHNKFKMNNDAVTFVKSKKIQYYNIFKSFCKGNSSAVVLGEMICEKLKVSTVEAVCNKTAIDLAGEMRCSVPAFNGNRLNLEKYVLKSLAEKEDFDSYINYIRRPRNQAENFIGKEVKKYIFRKHKDKALNILKKNVDDINKLVSQALFTATEKVKAQRGDTDMWLKKFSSLLNDELTFNTICAQNFSDINKFDFLKEEIEKGLASIIDEMSSVSLGKMKEFRLKPDQILIDQLCNCCWVTCPFCAAVCTNTLENHSPDDHSVPFHRPSAIKGWHYRGTVEMCINFCTTEVASDHSFYPHHDSEKTIPFKLYRTGGPEYANWRITADESKLTYWKWFVCRFQKQLEDHYNLKFQGFGEIPEEWRRHSKKEAIKSLDEMCE, translated from the exons ATGGAGGCAGAGGACAAAGACAacacagcagctggaggagagcCTGAAGTCAACTCTGTAACTTCTGTGGCAAATGACAAAg CCTGCACTGCAGTTGAGGGGTTAGAGGAGAGTGCAGCTGTAACCAAG TTTGGTCCAGTGAATGAACCCAGTGAAGCTGAACACTCAGACAGCAACAATGAAGGAACAACAATAGAAGAGtctgaaatcacatttgaagCACCAACTGCATCAGATACGAAAG GTTTTGACCATTCAGCAGAGGAGGTTGATGATGTTAAAGAGGTCCATAATGAAAGCAGCAGTGACATTAGTGAGCCAACTGCAGTGGAGAGCGAGAGTGTTGCAAGAGGAATCAAAGAAT tgaCACCTGAGCTCACACTTGTGTTAGTTGGTGACACAAATTCCATTGAGATTGGAtcaaaaaacatcttatttgACAGTATGATGGATGAAAATGAGGTAACAgcattaatgaaaaaaacagatgtcaTGGTCTGTGAAAACGATCCACACTGCTATAGTGGACTGGTGTGTGATGACAATAAAGAACAGAAAGACCTGCTGGACCACAAATCTCAGGAAGAAGAAAGGATTGATTCCTCTGTGTCTCAGCAAAATCAAACAG CAGATGAGTTGGAGAAGAATACATCTGAAATCAAGCTGAAG TGTGATCCAGCAAATGAACCAGGTGATGTTGAACACTCAGAGAAGAATGATGAAAGCACAACATCAGGTGGGGAGCCCGACGTCAAGCCTGTGATAACATCTGCGACAAATGAGAAAG GTATCTTACATACGGATGTGGATGGAAACAAGGATGAG AAGTCAGAAAAGATTTTTGAAGAGATCAACAGGAAGGAGCAATATCAACAAGAAAGTGAAACACTGCTCAGCAGACTTCACCTTCAAGAAAAATATCATCAGAAATTGACACCAGCAGATTTTCTTAGAATAAGTCGACCTGTAAAACAGCACCATGACACGTCCGCAAAAGATCTAGCTAACACTTTTCTTCAGAGGCTGATGATGTTAGATTACAGAGCCAGATATATTCCTGTAAAACAAGACAGTCCTGAGGTGAGCCACTTGAAGCCTGTTCCACAGAACTCAGAAACAGACAATGATGACTTTGATGCTCTTTTTACTGCCAAAATAGACTCGGATCAGACAAAACAGTCTCATGTGCATCCAATGGATGTTCAAATGGCAGTATTTCACTGCTCAGACAGCTCTCTTAAGCAGAACATGATTACAAAGCTATCACAGTGTCAGTACGCCTTACCTTTGCTTGTTCCTGACCCAGTCACAATGGATGTTGAGTGTCCTCTGTGGACATTCAGACAAATAAGGAAAAGCTGGAAGATAACTCAAACCAAAGATGATTCAAACACTGTCACCATGAAGAGTATGCCCATCTGCAAAGCTGAGACACCCATGGTGTCATTTTTCCGTCTTGGTACGCTATCACTGTCTAAATCTCAGCTGATGAACACTTTGATCAACGACCGTCACAGCACCTTCTTCCATAGAAACTGTCCAGGAAGCACCAAATCTCGCCATTTGTTGGACGGTGTGGCAGAGATTGCATGGTACTGCCCTGCTGGAAAACCCAATGATGCCTTCACTGACTGCATTGCCTTCTGTAATCTTCATGGTGATGCTCTGATGATTGAAAAACAGCGAAAAATACTGACAGAAAAATCTTCGGTCAATGTTGTTCTGTTGCCAACTCTGGAGAAAAGTGACCAAAGTTGGACAGTTATCTCAGCCCTTCTCAAGTCTCCAAAACCTCTCATTTGTCTCATTGTTGATAATGATTGTGGTGCAGCTGAGATGAAAGAGGGAAAATACAAAATGGGTCTGAAAGACAGAAGCTGGTCAGATGTTTCTGAAGAACTGAGAGGAATCATTGGAAAAATTTTGTCTGGACCACATAAATCCTTCCAGCTAGAAACCATGGCTGAGGTCTCTGGAATCAGAGTGGATGAAGATGACACAGTCTGCCAAGAAGGAAAATGTGCTGCTATGAAAATAGTGAATTTACTTGAAGAGATGGATGTTTCAAAGATCAAAGATGAATATCTGCCTTGTCAAGGCCAACTGTGGCATGACTGGTGCAAAATAAACAAGGAACAGTATCACCTCAAAGGGAACATTGAGAAggagaaatgtaaaaaacaacaggaacTGGGGAGAATACGTCAAGAACAACGTGCTGCTTCATGTAGTGAACTGATGAAGTTGTTCACTGAAAGCCTCTCGTCTCTGCcatcagaggagagagagtaTTTCCTGAAATGGATTCAGATCTTACTAGATGCACTTTCAACAGATGATCTGTCTTCAATTCTccaaaaatatgatgaaaaatggTCTGAAGTCTTGGATTTGAAGAAGAAACATGACAAATCTGATCAGCTAATAAGCAAGCAAACTGAGCTTGAGAAAATATCAGCAAAACTGCAGTCAGCTACTTTTGGCTTAGAGCACATCTTTAGAGAAATTGGACAGATCTATGAAGCCCATAAATCTCTGCAGGAACAAACAAAGATGGAAGAAACTGACTGGTCTAAATACCCTGAGCTGGCTGCAGAGCTGATGATATCAGGACACCCAATGGAGCTGATGGATGGTGATGCAGGTCATGTGCCTTTAACATGGATCTCTAGTCTTTTAGATGAAGTCATCAAGAAACTGGGAGATCagagagtttttgttttgtcagttttgggtGTACAAAGCAGTGGAAAATCAACCATGCTCAATGCCATGTTTGGATTACAGTTTGCAGTAAGTGCTGGCAGGTGCACCAAGGGTGCCTTCATGCAGCTGGTCAAAGTgtcagaggagatgaagaaagaCTTTCAGTTTGACTATGTTCTAGTGGTGGACACTGAAGGACTGCGTGCTCTTGAGTTGGCAGGTAACGCCACTCTTCACCACGACAATGAACTGGCGACATTTGTCGTTGGTCTGGGAAACATGACATTGATCAACATCTTTGGAGAGAATCCAGCTGAAATGCAAGATGTCCTGCAGATTGTTGTTCAGGCTTTCATGAGGATGAAGAGAGTTAAACTTTCTCcaagttgtgtgtttgttcaccAGAATGTTACAGATAttgcagctgcagagaaaaacatgGATGGAAAGAGACGACTGCAAGAAAAATTGGACCAGATGACTAAACTAGCTGCCAAAGAGGAGGTTTGTGATGCTGAGTGCTTCAATGATGTCATCGCATttgatgtgcaaaaagatgtgAAATACTTTGCCCAACTCTGGGAGGGAAGTCCACCAATGGCTCCTCCAAATCCGGGTTATAGTGAGAGCATCCAGGATTTAAAGAACATCATCCTCTCTAAAGCTTCACAGTCTAAAGGGACGACTCTTTCACAGTTCAAAAGCAACATAAAGGACCTGTGGAATGCTCTTCTGAAAGAAAACTTTGTTTTCAGCttcaaaaacacacttgaaatTGCAGTGTACAGAAAACTTGAGGTCCAGTATGGGAACTGGACCTGGGCCCTGAGGAGCAACATGTTGACCATTGAGAACCAGCTTTATAACAGAATTGAAAATGGAAAACTTGACAAAGTTGACCTTGGttatctttttaaagaaatgagcGAAACATATGAAGAaatcaaaaaatatatgaaggtgtACTTTGATgatgacagagacaaagaaatgttGGTTCAGTGGCGAGGCCGATTTGAAACCAAAATCAAAGAGTTTCATGATGATCAGGTGAGAGGAGTTAAAAGAAAACTGGATGAAGTCATCCAGCAGAAGAATGCTTGTAAAAAGCTAGATGACAAGAAGACAGAGTTTGAAAAGATGCTGCTACAAAAGAGCAAAGAACTCGCTCATGAGTTAAAAGACAAGGCCAAAGATGAAGAGGAACTTGAAAAACAGTTTGACTCTGTTTGGAGTGGCTGGATTACTGAATTAACTGGAGACACTAAACCTATTGAGGACATCAACCTGGAACAAGAACAAATGTCCATCCTGCAGGAGCTTGGTATTGAATGGTCTCTTATCGATGATTCAAAGAGTTGTGAGAGCTACAAAGACATATCAATGATTGGGGATTATTTTGACTATGTTACCCTGAACAAGCACCAAGACCTCTGCAACAAAAGCCAACAATCCGAAGACAGTAGGAGGGAAAACAGGAACACAAAAGGGCAAGGAATATTGACAACTACCTGGGTGTctgttaaaaaattatttggATTTGGGTCAATACGACAAAAAGAAGCACTTAAACCAAGAGGAGATTTTCCATATGAAGAACAAATGCTGATCAGATCCCTCATTGAAGATGTTGAACAACAGTCCCTTCATGCAATTAAGAGCAAACCTGTAGCTACACGAGGCTACAGTCCAACTTACTTGCAAGAGGTggccaaaaatgtcaaagaaaaagtGACGGAATTTGAATCAAACAGGAAATATGCCCTAAAGAAGGAGTTTACAATTGATctcttactgtatgtgtttgacaTGGCAGGGAATTGGATTTCAGAGTCCCACAACAAATTCAAAATGAACAATGATGCTGTAACttttgtgaaaagcaaaaaaatacaatattacaACATCTTCAAAAGCTTCTGCAAAGGAAACTCATCTGCTGTTGTGCTTGGAGAAATGATCTGTGAAAAACTGAAGGTTTCCACTGTTGAAGCTGTCTGTAACAAAACTGCCATTGATCTCGCTGGAGAGATGAGGTGCAGTGTCCCAGCATTCAATGGGAACAGGTTAAACTTGGAGAAATATGTGTTGAAGTCACTGGCAGAGAAAGAAGACTTTGATAGTTACATCAACTACATCCGACGTCCAAGGAACCAAGCAGAAAATTTCATAGGAAAGGAAGTAAAGAAATACAtcttcagaaaacacaaagataaagCACTGAATATACTCAAGAAAAATGTTGACGACATCAATAAACTTGTGAGTCAAGCTTTGTTCACTGCAACAGAGAAAGTCAAAGCTCagagaggagacacagacaTGTGGCTGAAGAAATTTTCCAGTTTGCTTAATGATGAGCTAACATTCAACACCATTTGTGCTCAAAATTTCAGTGACATAAACAAATTTGACTTTCTTAAAGAAGAGATAGAGAAAGGACTTGCATCCATCATTGACGAGATGAGCAGCGTCTCATTGGGTAAGATGAAAGAATTCAGGCTGAAGCCAGATCAAATCCTCATCGATCAGCTGTGTAACTGCTGTTGGGTAACGTGTCCATTCTGTGCAGCTGTCTGTACCAACACCCTGGAAAATCACAGTCCTGACGATCACAGCGTGCCTTTCCATCGACCCTCTGCAATCAAAGGATGGCACTATAGAGGCACAGTGGAGATGTGCATCAATTTCTGCACAACAGAAGTTGCAAGTGATCACAGTTTTTACCCTCATCATGATTCAGAAAAGACCATTCCCTTTAAACTGTACCGAACTGGTGGCCCAGAATATGCTAACTGGAGAATTACCGCTGATGAGTCTAAGCTGACATATTGGAAATGGTTTGTATGTCGATTTCAAAAGCAGCTGGAAGACCACTATAACTTAAAATTCCAGGGCTTTGGTGAAATTCCCGAAGAGTGGAGAAGGCACTCTAAAAAAGAAGCTATTAAAAGTCTGGATGAAATGTGTGAGTGA